The Pseudoalteromonas carrageenovora IAM 12662 DNA window CATTGCATTTCTATCAAACGGAATGCTCGCTCGTGAAAAGTACAATGCATTTTTATTTATGTCACTGACCACTTTAACCGCATTTGGGTTAAACACTTCATCTTGCTCTTCAATAGCAACACTAAGCGTGGCCATTGGTGCTCTTGAATCATTTAAAAGTGAAGCCACTTGAGATACATTTTCTGGCGCTAGCAATGGTTCATCACCTTGAACATTAACTACAATCGTATCGCTATTAAGTTTTAATGAATCAACAACTTCAGCTAAACGCTCAGTACCCGATTGATGATCTTCACGAGTCATTACAACATCACGCGTAAAACGACTGACTTCATCAAATACTTTTTGATGATCGGTTGCTATAACAACTTTGCTCGCACCCGATAAGCAGGCTTTTTCATATACATGTTGCACCATAGGCTTACCGCATATGTCAGCAAGAGGCTTACCTGGTAAGCGTGTAGATGCATAACGAGCAGGTATTATAACTACGAATTCCACTTTTCAATCTCTTCTAAAGATAACTCACGGGCTTCATTTTCAAGTAATACTGGAATATCGTCTTGTACAGGATAAGCAAGTTTAGCTGCTGTGCTAATTAACTCATTATTATCTTTATCAAAACGTAATTTTCCCTTACATACTGGGCAAGCAATTATTTCAAGTAACTTTGTATCAAAGGCCATTTAGTATTCCTTTTTCTTTTAATAATAAATTTAATTTGTCTATAACAATATCTGTAGGCTTTGCATCGACTGGTAAATAATACCAGTTAGCTTTAGCAAAAGAGCGGCACTTTACCGCATCCTTTTCAGTCATTACTATGCTCTGCTCACCAAATTGCTCAAAATCATCAGCACTGTAAGCATAATGGTCTCTAAAGTGATGGGTTGATAATAACTTTATACCCAGTGCTTTAAGAGAGTTTTCAAATCGTTGTGGATTACCAATTGCACTGACTGCATGTGCTTGGGTTATTTTAGTTTTAGTTTCACCACCCGAATTAACTGAGCAAAGAGCACTCGTTTGCAATTGATAGCTATTGTTTGCATCACCCCCGTTTTCAATAACAATATCTACGCTATTTAAACGCTTTGTTGTTTCACGTAGCGGCCCCGCTGGCATCAATAAGCCATTACCAAAGCGGCGCTGACTATCAACAATGCAACATTCAATAGTACGCGGCATTTTGTAATGCTGCATTCCATCATCTGAGATGATGACATCGAGCTTATACTTTTCTTCTAATAGGGCAATGTTTTGCTGACGATCTGGTCCTACAGAAATCGGACATTTTAAACGATGATATAAAAGTATGGGCTCATCGCCAGCTTGAAGCGTAGTTATGTTATCAGTTACTAGTAACGGGTAACTATCAGATTGCCCTCCATAACCTCTGCTTATAATACCAACCGATAAACCTTGCTTAGTTAAATGCTCATACAGCCATAACACAAATGGGGTTTTACCATTCCCACCTACGCTAATATTCCCAACAACAATAATGGGGGTTTTACATGCAAAACCACTTAATAAATTATAACTGTATAAAATTGTGCGAATTGACGAAATGAGCCAAAACAAAGCACTTAATGGTAATAACAAAAACGTGATTAGACCAAATGGTTTAAACCAACTTTGTTCTATTTTACTCACGCCTGATCACCAAACTGCATTTTACATAATGCTGAGTAAGTGCCGTCATTAGCAAGTAAGGTATTATGGTCACCACTTTCGATAACACGACCATTATCAATTACATAAATACGGTCACTGTTTTCAATAGTAGAAAGCCTGTGTGCTATTACAATAGACGTTTTATCTTTCATTAATGTATCAAGCGCATGCTGAATTAATTTTTCAGATTCTGTATCTAGTGCAGATGTAGCTTCATCTAAAATTAAAATTGGCGCATCTTTTAAAATTGCGCGAGCTATAGCTATTCGCTGGCGTTGACCACCAGAAAGCATTACACCGTTTTCACCCACCATTGTATTAAGCTGCTCTGGTAAATCTTTTACAAACTCCCAAACATGGGCTTGTTTAACTACTTGATCTAATTCTTTATCAGATACATTTCGTTGAATACCGTAACAAATGTTATTTGCAATCGTGTCGTTAAACAGCACCACCTGCTGTGATACTAAAGCAAATTGGCGGCGTAAATCTGTTAATTTATAATCTTGTAGAGGAATACCATCAAGCAAAATTTCACTTGGTAGCTGTAAATCATAATAGCGGGGTAACAAGTTTGAAATAGTTGATTTACCAGACCCTGAGCGACCAACTAACGCTATATTTTCACCAGCTTTAATTGTTAAAGATAAATCGTTTAAAACGGCTTCATCTTTAGTTGGGTACTTGAAAGTTACACTCTTAACTTCAATTAAACCTTTAACTTTATCGACTGAAACGGTGCCGGTATCTTTTTCAATGTCTTCATCTAACACTAAAAAAATACTTTGCGCGGCAGAAATACCACGCTGCATATCACTATTAACGTTAGCAAGTTGTTTAAGTGGGCGAAGTAACATCATCATAGATGCAATAAGCGCCATAAAATCACCAGACGTAATAGTATCAATCATTGATGGTAGCGATACGGCCCATAAAATAACGGCCATAGCACTTGCTGCTAAAATTTGAATAATTGATACGCTTAACGCTTTTGTCGCATCCATTTTAATTCGCTGCTGGCGGTTATGGTTATTGATCTTTGAAAAGTGCTTTACTTCTTGGTCTTGCCCGCCAAATCCATGAATCACTTTATGGCCGCTAAGCATTTGCTCAGAACTACGGGTAACCTGCCCCATAGCGGATTGAATATTTTTAGATATGTGGCGAAAGCGTTTAGATACTACAGCAACTATTACCGCTACAAGTGGAATGATGACTAAAAATATTAGTGAAAGCTTCCAACTGGTATAAAACATTACACCCAGTAAAAAGACTACAAAAGCCCCTTCGCGTACAACTATAAGTAACGCTTTAGTAATTGCTTGCTGAACTTGTTCTGTGTCAAAAGTGATTTTTGAAATTAAATCACCGGTTGAGTTTTTATCGTGAAAGGACACAGGTAAATGGAGTATGTGCTCAAATAACTGTTGGCGCAAAGAGCGAACTACTTGTGAACCTACATAGCTTAAACAATAAGAAGACATAAAGTTGAAAATACCACGCCCTAATACTAACGCTATTACTACAAAAGGTGCGTACTTTAAAACTTCTGTATTACGTTGATTTAAGCCTTGATCAATAAACGGCTTCATTAATTGAATAAATAAAGCGTCCATTGCTGAATATCCAATCATGCCTATAATTGCGACGATAGCGACAGTCTTGTAATCGCCAACGTAAGAAATCAAACGTTTATATATTTGTGTAGTACTTTGATCCATAACACTCTCTAAATACAGTAACAACCTGTATTGTATCCTCCGATGAGAGAAAACTAAACGTCAATCTTTGATAAACCAATAACTTTCCTGCTCTCTTGCTGTTTCTATAACCAAATCATGTGAATAAAATTTAACAGTTATTTGTCCAAGTTTACCTGTTGTAAATTGTTTGGAGCCAGCCTCTTTATAGCGCGTTACTACAGAAGGCTTTGGAAATTCCCACTGACCTTTGTAAGCACTTGAATGAATAACAAATTGAGGTTTTACCGCATTAATAAATTCACTGCTCGATGATGTATCGCTCCCATGGTGTGGGCTCAACATTACAGTACTTTGCAAGTGATTTTTTGAAGCAACTAGTAGAGCCTCTCGAGATTTAGATATATCACCCGTAAGTAATACACTGTGGTTATGATTAAATACCCTAACTACACATGAATCATCATTTTCGTTATTAAACTTACTACTGCTAAAAGTTTGTACTGTTAACCCTCGAAAATTTATACTTTTTTCATCACATGCATCACTTATACTTTTAGAGTGAAACTGCATAAGCGTTGTTTTATATCCTGCATCTATAAAATGCTTTAACCCGCCAGCATGGTCATTATCTTCGTGACTCAAAATGGCAGTGTCCACGTTTAATTTATTAGCTTTTATATAAGGTAATAAAATACTCCTTGTACGACTGTATCGATTAAAATAGCTGGGTCCAAAATCATAAACGAATGCGTGTTTATCTTTTTCAATTAAAACCATTAACCCGTGGCCTACATCAAAAACATGTAATTGCCACAAAGGCTTATTTTTTACAAAATAATTAAACGTAATTGCAGCAATAGGTAATAGAGCCAACCACTTATAAGGTAATAAATACAATAGCAGCATTGTAGCGTACGAAAATACAACAAAAGTTAAACTCACTTGCCCAGTACTAAGCCATCTAAGTACTTCAGGTATCTGATTAAGTAGATTAAATAAATGATGTACCCCATGGTCAAAAAATTGAATTATTAAGCTTATATCTATAAAACTACTTAAGAGAGTAAACACGATTAATAAGGGTAAAATAACTATTGAAAGCACTGGAATTGCCACTAAATTGATAACCAAACCCGCTATGCTCACTCCATTAAAAAAATATAAAGATAGTGGCAGTAACCCACAAAACAAGCCAAATTGAATGACAATTAAAGCCAGTACTTTACTTTTTAAACGCGTATTTGTTATTGATAATTTGCTGATAACAATAAAAATAATAGCGACGGCTAAAAAAGAAAAATAGAGTCCAGGATTCAATAAATAAAATGGGTTTATTGCAAGAACAATCACAAGCGCGAATAAAACACTTCGCCATCGAAGAGGCTGTTTGGCGATAAAGTACAGTAATAAATAACACGCTAACATAACTAACGCACGTGTCGCTGACACTAAAAAGTTGCTTAAATAAACATATATAAAAGCGGCTAAAAAGCCTGAAAGACTGTAATAAATAGATAAATTTTTTGATTGATCAAATAACAGGTTTATTTTTATAAACACAAAGCGCGTAAATATATAAGCCAAGCCAAAAATCAAACTTATATGCAATCCAGATATAGCTAATAAATGACTTAGCCCAAGTGATTGCATAAGTTGTTTGTCTTCAAAACTCATTAAAGACTTATCTCCACTAAGAAGAGCATAATAAAGCCACAGCAACTTTGTATGCTTATAGGTGTTTTTTAAAAAATTTTGATAGCTTAAAATTAAGCTTTTATTATTGTTATGTTTTATTTCTAACTTTTTATTAAGAACTTTACCTTTAAATAAAATTCTATTTATAAATGCATAGCGCTCACTATCAAATACATAAAAGTTCTTATTACTTCTAAAATACTTCAAATTTAGTGAAGCAGAAAACTCATCACCTACGTATAAAACATCTTGTGTATTTACACTCAGCAAAGCTTTTGGAGCTCTAAAACGCGAGAATGTATTTGTCTCTAAAGATAAGATTTTAACTTTTATATATTGAGGTGCTTTAGAAGAAATTATCTCTTCAATTTTGACAGTAGAACTAAGCGCATACTTTTCATCCTGTTTTGGTATTTCAAAGCTATAAAAAGCATAAAAATTGATACCTACACAGCAAATTGCGCAAATAAAGCCTAACAATACGTTTGAAAACGGCTTAAAATAAGCGCTTACAATAACAATGGAAATTGTGAATATTGTGAATTCGAGAGTTTGGTAATAAAATACGGTTGTTACACAACCAATTACAAACCCAAGACATATCCACACAGATGTAAATGGTTGCTTTAAATGGCTAAAAAAACGATCCAAAGATTTTTACCTGATCCAAATACAATTAGGCATCATAAAATGCTAAAAATATTTGGACGCCTATTGCAAGATGCAAATCTTTGGCATTTAAATAGACGCTCCGCACGAGGCGCGTTTGCAGTCGGGTTATTTTTTGCCTTCATCCCTGTCCCTTTTCAAATGGTTTTAGCCGCAGCTGGCGCTATATTATTTAGAGTTAATATGCCTATTTCTGTTGCTTTAGTGTGGCTAACCAACCCTTTGACTATGCCGCCTATTTTTTATGGTTCGTATTTAGTGGGTACTTTAATTCTAAACCAACCTGAGCAACACTTCGTATTTGAAGCGAGTTGGGAGTGGTTTTTACAAAGTATTGAAACTATTGGCCCGGCATTCTTATTAGGCTCTTTAGTATGTGCTTCCATAGCTTCTATCATCGCGTATTTTGGTATTGATATAATTTGGCGCCGCTCTGTTAAAAAGGCATGGCTCGCTCGTAAAAATAATTAATATTTATTATAGACGAAAAAAAACCAACTTTATTAAGTTGGTTTTTTTGTAACTAATATTTTAGTGCTTAGAATCGAAATACACGTCTTAAGCCAACTAATGGTAATAGTAATAATGTATACCAAGGGAAACTTGCAGAGCTACGCTCGTACTCTTCAGCCTCAGGTGCAGCGCAATTTTCTACTTCACCATTAGCAATAGGCGTAAGTTTTACCGCGATTGCAACACTTTCGTATTCAATTTCACCGTTAACATCGGTTTCAATACCACCTAAAGTATCGCGTTTTTCAACCGTTTTAGTCGCTGTACCAAAAATTTCATTATTTTCATTAATTGATGTTGCTTCTACCATAGTGTAACCGTAGTCAGTTTCACCATCAGTATCATAACAAGGCAATAAATCATTTAAATTAGTGATGGTATCTTCACCAATTTTGTAAATAAAGGCTTCTTTTCGGCGTGTATTATCAGAAACACCTACTTCACCTTCACCAACAATATAACCTTGGTTGTTTATATCATTACCGTATGAGCTTGAACTTGAGAAATAATCTGTTGGAAACACAGTATTACCCGTTTCAATATCATGATAGAAAAATTTACTTCTTCTTGTACCCTCAATAAATTTAACTGCGTTACCAGTTATAACGTCGTTATCGTTGATGGCAACTGCACTACCAGAAATCCAATCATCTTCCTGATCTATAAAATCAGTTACTGCCCCATCTTTAAAATATACAGGCATAGTAATAATTGTATCGTCATCTTTGTAATAACGTGTATTTGAAGAACCTACAATTACACCATTTTCATTTATTGCTAAAGCAGTACTTGTAAATGCATCGTCTTCAGTTTCATCTTCATCAGGAGCAAGCGCTAAGCCTAGCTCTTCAAATGAAGTGATATTTAAAGACTCATCAAGCTCCCACTTAACTGCGCGTTTATTAAATAAACCTCGAGAAATATTAGAGTTTAATAAGTTAATACAAACGGATGTTGGCTCATCTTCATTATCACAGTTATCTTCGATATCTTCTTCTCTTTCAAGTGGAATATCGATAGATGCATTACCTACAACTGTGTAGCCACTGTTCGTTTTAATAATATCATTTGCGCGACTCGTACCGCCATATTCATTAAATTCTGGCTCTAGAGGTACTTGTACGCCACTTGAACTTATCACGACACCACGTTCAATAAACTCATGGGTGAACCATGTTTCAGCATCGTCTTCGTCATCAGGTGTAAAAGATACTTTGTCATAAGGCGCACTGCCCCAACCAACCATTACACCATCTTCACTAACTGCATTAAAAATATTTGTTGTTGAGCGTGTTAGGCCGTCATAATCGACAGATGCTATATCAAATAACGGTTGCTCTGTTACTTGCTCATCTGAAAATACAACCCCAATTAAAGAGCTTAGTTTTTGGTATTCAAAGTTAGTTGAAATACCTAAAGAAGAACTCGATAAAAAGCTAACCATAAAGCTATGGGCATCTGGGTTTGTACTTACAGCATCATTATTATCAATATCATCAAGTGTAAATGTAATTTCTTTATCACTTAGTTCGTATGCCGCTTCTTCGCTGTCGTATGCACTTTCAACTACACTTTCACCGAAGTCTATGTAGCTGGTATCGATTGGTAAGTTATATAAGCCGTTTGCAAAGCCTATAATATGCCCGCTTTCGCTTACATCTGATACGTAAGAATATTTAGCGTCTTCAAGAGTCCCTAATTCACTTAACTGGTAAGTAGCACTTGTTGCAGATGTGCTTAATGTCGCTAAAATACTGGCAGCGAGTAATTTATATTTCATTTTAGTCCTTACTACTGATTCTTTAATTCTTCAAGTTCTTCCCAGCGCTCAAAGGCAGCTTCAAGGTCAGACTCAAGTTGTGCTAAATGGTTCAATGCTTTAGTGGTAACGTCACTGTCTTGTTTAAAAAAGTCAGGGTCACTCACAATTATTTGCTGAGCTTCTACTTCAGCCTCAAGTTGTTCCATTTTATTTGGTAGTTGCTCTAATTCAAGTTTTAATTTGTAAGAGAGTTTATTGCTTTTACTTTCTGCTTTAGCTACAGGTTCAGGCGCTGTTTTTTCAATTTTTTTTACAGGCTGCTGTTGTGCTGTTTTAGCTTGTTCAGCAAGATAATTAACATAGGCTTCATAATCACTGTAACCACCAACGATATCCGTTACTTTACCGTTACCTTCAAATGCCCAAACACTTGAACATGTATTATCAATAAACTCGCGGTCATGGCTAACGATTAAGACCGTACCTTGATATTGATTAATAATATCTTCAAGTAATTCTAGCGTTTCAATATCTAAATCATTGGTTGGTTCATCGAGTACCAAAATATTAGATGGCTTTAAGAAAAGTTTTGCCAGTAGCAATCTGTTTTTTTCGCCACCAGAGAGCGCTTTAACAGGCGTGCGAGCTCGAGCTGGCGGGAATAAAAAGTCCTGTAAGTAACCAAGTACATGACGAGAACGCCCGCCCATCATTACTTCTTGCTTACCTTCTGCCACATTATCTTGAACAGTCGCTTCTTCATCTAATTTTTGTCTGTATTGGTCAAAATAAGCAAACTCTAGATTTACACCTTGCTTAATTACACCGCTATCGGCTTCTAAATCCCCAAACAAAAGCTTTAAGAGTGTTGTTTTACCTATACCATTTGGACCCACTAAACCTATACGATCACCACGCATAACCAAAGTAGAAAAATCATCAGCAATTACTTTGTCTTTAAATGCATGATTCAAATGTTTGGCTTCAAAAACTAACTTACCTGAGCGATCAGCTGTTTCAATATTAAAATCTGTTTTACCAACTTGATCTACACGTTGTTTACGCTCGTTTCTAAGTTGCTTAAGTTCACGTACACGTCCTTCGTTACGTGTTCTTCTTGCTTTAACACCTTGACGGATCCAGGCTTCTTCTTCGGCAAGTCGCTTATCAAACAACGCATTTTGACTCTCTTCAACTTTCAAATCATGGGCTTTTTGTTCAAGGTACGTAGCGTAATCACCAGGGTAAGATATAAGTTTCCCGCGATCCAAGTCCAAAATACGAGTGGCAACAGCACGAATAAACGCACGGTCATGCGATATAAATACAATGCCGCCCTTAAACTCTTTTAAAAATTGCTCAAGCCACATTACACTTGCCATATCTAAATGGTTCGTTGGCTCATCAAGTAATAATAAATCAGGCTCACTTACAAGTGCGCGAGCAAGTGCAACTTTACGCAACCACCCACCCGATAAAGACTCAAGCTTTGCTTCAGGTGTTAATTCTAATTGCGTTAATACTAATTGAATACGGCTATCAAAACGCCATCCATCAGCCGCCTCTAACTGATTTGATAAACGTTCAAGTTTATTGAGTAATTTATCTGTACATTCAGTTTGTAGTTGCGTGCTAACATGATGAAAATCAATGAGCAAATTAGCAATCTCAGGCATACCTTGGGCTACGTAATCAAATACTGTACCACTGGCGCCTTTTGGTGGATCTTGCTCTAGGCGAGATATTTTTAATCCACCTAATTGGTTAATTTCACCATCATCAAGAATAACTTGGCCATCGAGTATTTTTAAAAGTGTTGATTTACCAGCACCATTACGGCCAACAATACACACTCGCTCACCGCTTTCAATTACAGCATCCGCATTATTAAGTAACGCATGAGTGCCAAAGGCAAGTTGTGCTTTTAAAATTCTAATTAAATCCATAGTTCTTATTTGCTCTTAATCTGCTTGCGTCATAAATTCACGTGCACTGTGTGCACTAAAAGGCCAATATAGTTGCAGGCCTTGTTCACTTTTTAATACAGGAATACGTGTTTGATACTTGTTAATAAGCTGCTCATCAGTAATTATATCAACCAATTCTAATGAGCTTGAGGTATCAAGCAAATTAGTAACTAGTTGCTCAGCTTGCTCGCACAAGTGGCATCCATCTGTATGATACAAAACCCATTTAGCCATGCGTAATTAACCAGCTATTGTGAATTTTTTTGTTGCGCTTAAAATCTGGCGATAATGTATTTTCAGAAATATTAACTGCTTTTAAACCTAAACCAATTAAGCCTACTTCATCCATAACAAACCCACGCTTGTTATTAGAAAAAATTAAGGTACCTGAAGGGCTTAAAATCTTTTTAACCCAAGTTAGTAACTTAATATGATCACTTTGCACATCGAATGCATCTTTCATACGTTTAGAATTAGAGAACGTAGGCGGATCTAAAAATATTAAATCGTATTGTGCTGTTGCGTGCTCAAGCCATTTTAAGCAATCGGCTTGCTCAAAACGATAACGTGTATTACTTATATTATTTAAATCAAAGTTATCTTGGCCCCACTTTAAGTAGGTTTTAGATAAATCAACTGTAGTAATAGCCTTTGCGCCGCCAAGCGCTGCATGCACTGATGCGCTTCCTGTGTACGCAAATAAATTTAAAAAGCGTTTATCTTTAGCATTTTCTTGAATATAACGACGTACTAAACGGTGATCTAAAAACAGGCCTGTATCTAAATAATCAAACAAATTAACTTTGAATTTTGCGCCAAATTCTTCAACTACCATTGTACGATTTTGCTTTGCCATAGGTGTATATTGCTCTTCACCCTTTTGCTTTTTACGTACTTTTACAGCAATGTTTTCTGGTGAAATTTTTAACTGCTGTGCTGTTAAGCTAATCACATCTTGAAGACGTTTATCTGATGTTTTTTCATCGATTTCTTTTGGTGCTGCATACTCAAAAATAACAGCCGAATCGCCATATACATCTACGGCTACGTTGTATTCTGGAATATCAGCATCATATACACGATACGCTTGAACCTCATTTTGCTTCAGCCAGTTTTTTAACCCTTGCTTGTTCTTTTTCAAACGATTAGCAAACGACATAGAGCCTTCAAAGTTAAGTGCTGGCTTATCTTCCGTCGTTAAACTAACTTGCTTATCATCTAATTGATACAAATTAAGCTCAACATCAAGCGGTCCATTTTTAAACTTATAACGTTTAAGCCTAACTAGTTTTAACAGTTTAAATAAGCTCTCATCCATGCCCAGTAAAGCAAGTTTCCAGTGGTTAAAGTGCTTTTTAAAACCAACACCCATACTACGGTGTAAATTTACGAGTTCGGCCATAGAGCCAATCCGTTCGCCATAAGGTAAGTTTGAAATAACGACCCCAGGTAATTTAGCAACGGGTGTTAATTTAGTCGCATCGCTTTGTTTAAATTTAATAACAGTATCAAGCTCAGCGCGCTCAGCATTTGCTATGGCTTTATCGAGTACCTGCGAATCGTAATCGTGACCAATTAACCATAATTTAGGATCGGTAATTTGCGCTAATAGCTCTTCACGAAGTTGTTTAAATTTAGCAGCTCTAAAGCTTGGCAAACGCTCAAAAGCAAACCCTTCTCTAAATAAACCTGGGGCTTCATTGCGTGCCATGCCCGCAGCTTCTATTAAAATAGTGCCTGCACCACAACATGGGTCAAATAAAGGTTGATTTACATTATCAAGCCAACCACTTCGTTTAATAAGTGCAGCGGCTAAATGTTCTTTAATTGGCGCTTTACCTTGACCTTGACGGTAACCACGCTCAGATAAACGCGGGCCAGAATAGTCAATATACATTGAAACGCCATGGCGATTAAGACGCGCAACAACGCGCACGTTTGCATCTTGTTTATCTACATTTGGGCGCTGCTCATATAAATCATTGAAATAATCTACAATGGCGTCTTTAATCACTAGTCCTGAAAACTGAGTGTTTTTAAGTGAGTCATTTGTACCATTAAAATCAACGGCAAATGTTTGTGTAGGACCAAACCACTCTTGCCATGGTTGTAAGCGAGCAAACTTGTATAGGCTATCTTTGTCGTTAACGCCTTCTTTTTCTTCGATAAGCATAAGCACACGCGTAGCAAAACGGCTTGATAAACACACCTTTTGCGCCAGTAATGAGTCAGCCTCAAAACGAACAGAACCCACATTTTGCTTAGAGACAACTGCGCCAAGCTCTGTTAGTTCATCAACCAATAAATTTTCGATTCCGATAGAAGTAAGTGCGATAAATTGCAAAGTAATAACCCTTAATAGCTAATTGCGCAGGATTATAACATAGGTTGGGGAACAAACGCGCCATAAACACACGTATAAACGTTAAAATTGGTTATGCTGTTTGGCTTTGATATTGCTGGTTTAAAAGTGGGTGAACGCGATTATTAAGAACACGGATCACTTCAAACTGCTCAAGTGATAAATTATCATCAAGTTTAAAGTTTTCGTTCAAATTAATGCAAATAGAAGCATCAGGGCAATGCTCTACAATTAAGAATTCACCAATTTGGGCTTTAGAGGCAAGCTTAATGATTGCTTCAACACTTGGCTCATTACCGGTATATTCTTGAAAAAACCAACTTTTAGCAAGTACAGGTTTTAAGTGAAATTTTACAGCTGTTGCATTTAACGCTATTTGGCATATTTGAGCAGGCTTATATAAATTAAAACCGTCTAAGTAATTATAAACTTGTTCGTAAAATGCAGCATCTTCAAGGCTAAAGCGAGGATTACTAAATACGCAGTCGGTAAGTTGTCTTAATTTATAAGGTGTGCGTAATTGCATATCATCGTCTAAATCGAGTAATAAACGATTTTGTTTAGGACAAGCAATCCACTGCCATTGCTTTGATGCTTGTAACATGTGCTCCTCCTTGGATAACGTAGTAGATAAATAATGCAATAAGCTTAAAGTATAACCGCTTTTGACCATTTTATAAATGCCTGCTTAGAACATTTATTGAACGATCAAAAGCTTAGATAACTGATCCTTATAAGCCGTTAACGATCGACTTGACCAATTGTGGACCTTTGTAGATGAACCCAGTATAAACCTGAACCAAATTTGCACCGGCATTTAACTTTTCTTTTGCTGATTGGGCATCATCAATACCCCCTACCCCAATTATTGGTAAGTTACCTTTGGTTAAGCGTTTTAATTCGCTAACTACATGCGTAGAGCGCTCTCTCACAGGCAATCCAGATAATCCACCCGCTTCATCAGCGTATTGTAGCCCCATTACTGCACTGCGTTCTAACGTGGTATTAGTTGCAATTACACCATCAATTTTATTACTTAATAATGATT harbors:
- the kdsB gene encoding 3-deoxy-manno-octulosonate cytidylyltransferase; amino-acid sequence: MEFVVIIPARYASTRLPGKPLADICGKPMVQHVYEKACLSGASKVVIATDHQKVFDEVSRFTRDVVMTREDHQSGTERLAEVVDSLKLNSDTIVVNVQGDEPLLAPENVSQVASLLNDSRAPMATLSVAIEEQDEVFNPNAVKVVSDINKNALYFSRASIPFDRNAMMTKGSELHLAPFQRHVGIYAYRAGFIKQYIELSTSPLEVLESLEQLRVLYHGFNIKIEQAHVTPHAGVDTPEDLEKVIAYLKSSNA
- a CDS encoding DNA internalization-related competence protein ComEC/Rec2, which translates into the protein MDRFFSHLKQPFTSVWICLGFVIGCVTTVFYYQTLEFTIFTISIVIVSAYFKPFSNVLLGFICAICCVGINFYAFYSFEIPKQDEKYALSSTVKIEEIISSKAPQYIKVKILSLETNTFSRFRAPKALLSVNTQDVLYVGDEFSASLNLKYFRSNKNFYVFDSERYAFINRILFKGKVLNKKLEIKHNNNKSLILSYQNFLKNTYKHTKLLWLYYALLSGDKSLMSFEDKQLMQSLGLSHLLAISGLHISLIFGLAYIFTRFVFIKINLLFDQSKNLSIYYSLSGFLAAFIYVYLSNFLVSATRALVMLACYLLLYFIAKQPLRWRSVLFALVIVLAINPFYLLNPGLYFSFLAVAIIFIVISKLSITNTRLKSKVLALIVIQFGLFCGLLPLSLYFFNGVSIAGLVINLVAIPVLSIVILPLLIVFTLLSSFIDISLIIQFFDHGVHHLFNLLNQIPEVLRWLSTGQVSLTFVVFSYATMLLLYLLPYKWLALLPIAAITFNYFVKNKPLWQLHVFDVGHGLMVLIEKDKHAFVYDFGPSYFNRYSRTRSILLPYIKANKLNVDTAILSHEDNDHAGGLKHFIDAGYKTTLMQFHSKSISDACDEKSINFRGLTVQTFSSSKFNNENDDSCVVRVFNHNHSVLLTGDISKSREALLVASKNHLQSTVMLSPHHGSDTSSSSEFINAVKPQFVIHSSAYKGQWEFPKPSVVTRYKEAGSKQFTTGKLGQITVKFYSHDLVIETAREQESYWFIKD
- the msbA gene encoding lipid A export permease/ATP-binding protein MsbA, which translates into the protein MDQSTTQIYKRLISYVGDYKTVAIVAIIGMIGYSAMDALFIQLMKPFIDQGLNQRNTEVLKYAPFVVIALVLGRGIFNFMSSYCLSYVGSQVVRSLRQQLFEHILHLPVSFHDKNSTGDLISKITFDTEQVQQAITKALLIVVREGAFVVFLLGVMFYTSWKLSLIFLVIIPLVAVIVAVVSKRFRHISKNIQSAMGQVTRSSEQMLSGHKVIHGFGGQDQEVKHFSKINNHNRQQRIKMDATKALSVSIIQILAASAMAVILWAVSLPSMIDTITSGDFMALIASMMMLLRPLKQLANVNSDMQRGISAAQSIFLVLDEDIEKDTGTVSVDKVKGLIEVKSVTFKYPTKDEAVLNDLSLTIKAGENIALVGRSGSGKSTISNLLPRYYDLQLPSEILLDGIPLQDYKLTDLRRQFALVSQQVVLFNDTIANNICYGIQRNVSDKELDQVVKQAHVWEFVKDLPEQLNTMVGENGVMLSGGQRQRIAIARAILKDAPILILDEATSALDTESEKLIQHALDTLMKDKTSIVIAHRLSTIENSDRIYVIDNGRVIESGDHNTLLANDGTYSALCKMQFGDQA
- a CDS encoding Trm112 family protein, whose amino-acid sequence is MAFDTKLLEIIACPVCKGKLRFDKDNNELISTAAKLAYPVQDDIPVLLENEARELSLEEIEKWNS
- the lpxK gene encoding tetraacyldisaccharide 4'-kinase; the encoded protein is MSKIEQSWFKPFGLITFLLLPLSALFWLISSIRTILYSYNLLSGFACKTPIIVVGNISVGGNGKTPFVLWLYEHLTKQGLSVGIISRGYGGQSDSYPLLVTDNITTLQAGDEPILLYHRLKCPISVGPDRQQNIALLEEKYKLDVIISDDGMQHYKMPRTIECCIVDSQRRFGNGLLMPAGPLRETTKRLNSVDIVIENGGDANNSYQLQTSALCSVNSGGETKTKITQAHAVSAIGNPQRFENSLKALGIKLLSTHHFRDHYAYSADDFEQFGEQSIVMTEKDAVKCRSFAKANWYYLPVDAKPTDIVIDKLNLLLKEKGILNGL
- a CDS encoding DUF2062 domain-containing protein — translated: MAKKTIQRFLPDPNTIRHHKMLKIFGRLLQDANLWHLNRRSARGAFAVGLFFAFIPVPFQMVLAAAGAILFRVNMPISVALVWLTNPLTMPPIFYGSYLVGTLILNQPEQHFVFEASWEWFLQSIETIGPAFLLGSLVCASIASIIAYFGIDIIWRRSVKKAWLARKNN